Proteins encoded together in one Cicer arietinum cultivar CDC Frontier isolate Library 1 chromosome 4, Cicar.CDCFrontier_v2.0, whole genome shotgun sequence window:
- the LOC101489595 gene encoding uncharacterized protein, with translation MEEEHAETFKDGTDLCQQLMDRYAKSPAPHHRHLLAAAAALRSNLTSESLPFTPPAYFAAAISTAASSESLDSESLSSLASFMAITLPLVPHGAISAKKAREAAEIVGKLLVREGKGLGVSSLRAGVKCVGVLLGFCDLEDWDSIKLGFETLLKFSIDKRPKVRRCAQESLEKFFGSLKSSTVIKEASKLVLSELKSCIDLTVKLIALRTVGECNKDILKHEHQEVLHVLNVVNLVAPNLCMKVVPKVLSEVHKLFGSQISALTRHILKTVEAMFETSRVRNILLEIDDIVVSLASFVSLGDKNPLDTVVFAATVLRFAMDLLYTGQPSSWIKNLPLVCQSMMGLLTSEENTASQASSILNGVLKHHVGSQCILISTEQSFHDDNQLSLEGNAIKSTCAVFENTISATDGIPNEHLLSVISVLFLELGEFSFVFMRNIVLKLADLMIQISGGEANNKHLQKCIGSAVVAMGPERLLTLVSISLDEHYTYSNIWLVPILKNYITGAPLAYYMEHIIPLAKSFKKASRKVKKTEISQDLLVCAHELWGLLPSFCRHATDTYKNSARLCDVLITFLKKEASMLENVTTALQILVNENKAALSPKKIQADCNAEHDSSLEFSMQPAYSKKVATRNIKALASYSNQLLHILSDLFISSLPQTRISLKGAIRCLASITDSSVSKEIFMSLLKRFEFVDCEGGDDGELLTSSSRVLDIEPSDEKGCSQRCAILEISSCLVEGANDNLVQIIYNLTIQSIQAKNESVHYEAYNTLSKILEEHPSYSSKYMELIDLLLGLKPPTAVASLRTRFACFNMLMVHIVKVRKRNYDIYLIFYIYEARKEACDLLLNISSSLRDLSCVGPTEPYHKLVSMIMGYLSGSSPHIKSGAVSALSVLVYKDAVLCLSISDLVPSLLSLLHTKDTEIIKAVLGFFKVVVSCLEARELQSILSDVVTEIIRWSSVSRNHFKTKACLILKIMFSSLSXXXXXGSAAVRVVTPEKYMDFLKTVLENRHGKSNEAAAKDTENTPEDSSGKGLERRKPKSSDTQEKDSIKQYKRKKFESTKNDEFRLAKRSRYSNDRNSNVRSEGSKKAIKASTKVSHNFKRNFKRN, from the exons ATGGAAGAAGAACACGCCGAGACATTCAAAGACGGTACCGACCTCTGTCAACAGCTCATGGACCGTTACGCCAAATCCCCAGCGCCGCACCACCGCCACCTCCTCGCCGCCGCCGCCGCTCTTCGCTCCAATCTCACCTCCGAGTCCCTCCCTTTCACGCCTCCCGCCTATTTCGCAGCCGCTATCTCCACCGCCGCGTCGTCTGAGTCCCTAGACTCTGAATCGCTATCCTCTCTCGCGTCCTTCATGGCAATCACGCTTCCGCTCGTTCCACACGGTGCTATCTCCGCAAAGAAGGCGCGGGAGGCGGCGGAAATCGTGGGGAAGCTGCTGGTGAGAGAGGGGAAGGGGTTGGGCGTTTCTAGCTTGAGGGCTGGTGTGAAGTGCGTAGGGGTTTTGCTTGGGTTTTGTGATTTGGAGGATTGGGATTCCATTAAATTAGGTTTTGAAACTTTGCTGAAGTTCTCCATTGATAAGCGCCCAAAG GTGCGAAGATGTGCTCAAGAATCTCTTGAGAAGTTTTTTGGGTCACTCAAATCCTCCACTGTTATTAAGGAAGCTAGCAAGTTGGTTTTGTCTGAGCTAAAAAGTTGCATTGATTTGACAGTGAAATTAATTGCTTTGAGGACTGTTGGTGAATGTAATAAGGACATTTTGAAACACGAGCACCAGGAAGTCCTACATGTACTAAATGTAGTTAATCTGGTTGCTCCTAATCTTTGTATGAAAGTTGTTCCGAAAGTTCTTTCTGAAGTGCATAAATTATTTGGTTCTCAGATTTCGGCACTTACAAGGCACATCCTTAAAACTGTAGAAGCTATGTTTGAAACTTCGAGAGTCCGAAATATTCTCTTAGAGATAGATGACATTGTAGTTTCTCTTGCTTCTTTTGTATCTTTGGGTGATAAGAACCCATTGGATACTGTGGTTTTTGCCGCAACTGTATTAAGGTTTGCAATGGACTTACTTTATACTGGACAACCAAGCTCGTGGATCAAGAATCTTCCTCTAGTTTGTCAATCTATGATGG GGCTTCTAACTTCTGAGGAAAACACTGCATCACAGGCTTCAAGTATCTTGAATGGTGTGCTCAAGCATCATGTTGGTTCACAATGCATATTAATTAGTACAGAGCAATCGTTTCATGATGATAATCAGCTAAGTTTGGAAGGCAATGCAATAAAATCAACATGTGCAGTTTTTGAGAACACCATTTCTGCTACTGATGGAATCCCAAATGAGCATCTTTTGTCAGTCATATCTGTTTTGTTTCTCGAGCTTG GAGAATTCTCATTTGTATTTATGAGGAATATTGTGCTTAAACTTGCTGACTTGATGATTCAAATTTCCGGTGGCGAGGCTAATAACAAGCAT CTTCAGAAATGCATTGGGTCTGCTGTTGTTGCCATGGGACCAGAGAGACTTCTCACACTTGTATCTATCTCTCTTGATGAACACTATACTTATTCAAATATTTGGCTAGTACCGATCTTGAAGAACTACATTACAGGAGCACCGCTTGCATACTACATGGAGCATATCATTCCTCTTGCGAAGTCTTTTAAGAAGGCTAGCCGTAAAG TTAAAAAGACAGAGATCAGTCAAGATCTGTTGGTATGTGCCCATGAATTGTGGGGATTGCTTCCCAGCTTTTGTCGTCATGCAACTGATACATATAAAAATTCTGCTCGTCTATGTGATGTGCTTATTACTTTTCTTAAAAAGGAGGCCTCCATGCTTGAAAATGTTACCACGGCATTACAG ATTCTTGTGAACGAGAATAAAGCTGCACTTAGCCCTAAAAAGATCCAGGCAGATTGTAATGCAGAACATGATTCTTCGTTAGAGTTCAGCATGCAACCTGCTTATTCAAAGAAAGTTGCTACAAGAAACATAAAGGCCTTGGCATCTTATTCAAATCAGTTGCTTCATATTTTATCAGATTTATTTATCAGTTCACTTCCTCAAACACGGATTTCTCTAAAG GGTGCAATCAGGTGCCTAGCTTCAATAACTGATTCTTCTGTAAGCAAAGAAATTTTTATGTCTCTGCTCAAGAGGTTTGAGTTTGTAGATTGTGAAGGTGGAGATGATGGTGAGTTATTGACGAGTAGCAGTAGAGTGTTGGACATTGAGCCAAGTGATGAGAAGGGATGCTCTCAAAG GTGCGCGATATTGGAGATATCATCTTGTCTTGTTGAAGGAGCCAATGATAATCTTGTTcagataatttataatttaaccaTTCAATCGATTCAG GCAAAAAATGAGAGTGTTCATTATGAAGCATACAACACCTTGAGCAAAATTTTGGAG GAGCACCCAAGCTATTCTTCTAAATATATGGAgctaattgatttattacttggTCTAAAGCCTCCAACTGCTGTTGCTTCTCTTAGAACCCGGTTTGCTTGTTTCAACATGCTGATGGTACACATAGTGAAGGTCAGAAAACGTAATTATgatatttatctcattttttatatata TGAAGCTAGGAAAGAAGCTTGCGATTTACTCTTAAATATAAGTTCTAGCTTAAGAGACTTATCATGTGTTGGTCCTACTGAACCATATCACAAATTAGTTAGCATG ATAATGGGTTATCTTTCTGGCTCGTCTCCCCATATAAAAAGTGGAGCAGTGTCTGCACTGTCAGTATTGGTATATAAGGATGCAGTCCTTTGTCTCTCCATTTCTGATCTTGTCCCTTCTCTTTTATCTTTGCTGCACACCAAAGATACGGAAATCATAAAA GCTGTCTTGGGCTTTTTTAAAGTGGTGGTGTCTTGCTTAGAAGCAAGAGAGTTGCAGAGTATTCTCTCGGATGTTGTTACTGAAATCATCCGCTGGTCGTCTGTTTCAAGAAATCATTTTAAAACAAAGGCATGTCTAATTTTAAA AATAATGTTTTCTTCTTTGTCTATNNNNNNNNNNNNCGGTTCAGCTGCTGTGAGAGTGGTTACCCCAGAAAAGTACATGGATTTTCTCAAGACAGTTTTAGAG AATCGGCATGGCAAATCAAATGAAGCAGCTGCTAAGGATACAGAAAATACGCCTGAAGATTCATCTGGCAAGGG GCTGGAGCGGAGGAAACCTAAAAGTTCGGATACCCAAGAGAAAGACTCAATTAAACAGTACAAGAGAAAGAAATTTGAGTCTACTAAAAATGATGAGTTCAGATTAGCCAAAAGAAGTAGGTACTCTAATGATAGAAATTCCAATGTAAGGTCAGAAGGAAGTAAAAAGGCAATAAAAGCCAGTACAAAAGTTTCACACAATTTTAAAAggaatttcaaaagaaattga
- the LOC101489273 gene encoding uncharacterized protein, translating to MRKKNPSPSSTYHSRVDNEKTNSSSMMHKCNLCDKTFNSEKTLDGHKTSHRSKLVQPPIKKRWWNDTYDDQQILSAADLTKYSPPRSRETKKRCGKSIIDYEAINVAQILCEISRADHEILKLSTDIDNQINNKLVTTVKDNNKSLVVRFKFPKDKKIFQTHHEDCN from the exons ATGAGGAAGAAGAATCCTTCACCTTCTTCTACTTATCATTCCCGTGTTGATAATGAGAAAACAAATAGTTCAAGTATGATGCACAAATGTAATTTGTGTGACAAAACGTTCAACTCCGAAAAAACACTCGATGGTCACAAAACATCGCACCGCTCTAAGCTCGTTCAACCTCCAATCAAGAAACGCTGGTG GAATGATACTTATGACGATCAACAAATACTATCAGCTGCTGACTTAACCAAATATTCCCCGCCAAGATCCCGTGAAACGAAGAAACGATGCGGTAAAAGTATAATTGATTATGAAGCTATTAATGTCGCTCAAATACTATGTGAAATATCTCGCGCTGACCATGAAATATTGAAACTTTCAACCGATATCGATAATCAAATTAACAACAAACTAGTGACGACAGTGAAAGATAATAACAAGTCATTAGTGGTCAGATTCAAGTTTCCTAAAGACAAGAAGATCTTTCAAACACATCATGAAGATTGCAACTGA